The genome window GCGCCGGCCACCGAGGACAGCGTCGAAGCGCCCGCCTGGTTCCGGCGAATGGACGCCAACTCCGACGGCGACATCAGCCCGCGAGAGTTCTTGGGCGCGCCGGAGACTTTTTCCAGGTTGGACAAGGACGAGGATGGATTGTTGTCGTTGGCGGAGGCAGCGCCGGCGGATACGAGAGCTCCGACGAACTGAACATGGTGTCAAATCCTTCTGGCTGTAGCCGGTCTCTGTGAGGCCGGTGGAGTGGACGATGCTCACGTCCAACGCGCCGAGGTCACAGTCCTCGGCTACAGATGATTGAGGGCTGTGCCGTTGGGTTATGCGCGCAGTTTCCCAAGCACTTCGGTCAGGCGCGCCCCGAGTTTTTCCACGCCCGCTTGTTGCTTGGCGTCGCGAAGGTTGCCTTGTTCGTCGAGAGCGTTGTGGGCTTGCATCACGGCGACTTGTTCCGGCAACACGATGACGCCGATGTTGCCGAAAATGGCTCGCAGGTGAACCAGGCCGCGCAGTCCGCCGAGTGCGCCGGGCGAGGCGCTCATCAACACGGCGACCTTGCCTTGATACGCCGTGAGGCCGGAGACTTCGCCGAACTTGCGCGACGTCCAATCGATCGTGTTCTTCAACAGCGGCGTGATCGAGCTATTGTACTCCG of Planctomycetia bacterium contains these proteins:
- a CDS encoding NAD(P)H-dependent oxidoreductase; the encoded protein is MSQPTILAFAGSARRSSFNKQVIRIAVRGAEQAGAKVTLIDLADFPLPLFDQDLEAESGPPANAAKLFELLKSHDGLMLAAPEYNSSITPLLKNTIDWTSRKFGEVSGLTAYQGKVAVLMSASPGALGGLRGLVHLRAIFGNIGVIVLPEQVAVMQAHNALDEQGNLRDAKQQAGVEKLGARLTEVLGKLRA